CGAAAACCCTTCTCTGTCTTCAGGCTGCTTACGCGGCGCCTTTTGGACTCTTGAGTTTACAGCTCAGTGACCAACAAACCAGTCAGAGGTCATCTTTTAAACAGTTTAATAAGAGGATATGCTCATCTTTGCTCCCGCTTCATAAAAAGGTTGGTGAGTCATTGTATGAATAGTTTTTCTACTGTCTAAAAAGAATTAAAGTCAAcgtttttacttattttctttttcgttCCAGAACGGGAATGTTAATATGTTGCCGTAGCCATTTAAACCAGAAATACAAACCCCACATTGACATAGTTTTCCTTCCCTCGCTCCTCAGTGTACCGGGTGATAAAGAACCAGCCTCCCCCGATTCTCTCCATCGAGTTGGACCACAACCCCTTCAAGTGTCCGGCCTCCGGCTGCTCCAAGTCCTTTCGGAAAGCGGGCCTGCTGCACTACCATATTAAATACTACCACTCGGACCAGCAGCTGGACACAGGCAGCAACCTGGAGGCAGCGAGGTCAGTCCAGAACCGCCCGGCGGGAGCTTCATAGACGTCACGGTCGATGCTCACTGGGGTCAATATCGTTGTTGTAGGAGGAAGCGGTCCTCCTCTGAAGGGTGTGACTTCACATCAGCCAAGAAGAATGAACACCAGAACAGCGGCTACCCTCGTGACGACAGAGAACagatcaccatggcaacaggtGGGACGGCGTCGACGCATACAAGAACAACAGCTTTCTGACAGTTAGACACGCGTGATCTCCGTCTTTGGTGAAGAAACACACTTCAACCGTCTTTGCGTCGTTGGCAGAAATGAAAAAGCACGGAGGGGAGGAGAAGACGGGAGGACCGGataggaaggagaggaagaacTTCCTGAGAGTCAaactaaagaagaagaagaagaagaaaaagaggaaaagctaCCCGGGTAAGAATCCATGTGGAGACACAACAGCCTGTGGTTAAATGAACGTCTCAAACAGCGCTACGAGGAGTGGACGAAGAAAGAGAGTGCGAGAGAGCGATGACATCATTCAGAACCCGTTCAGTCCACGGTATCGTTCACGGTATGTCATGTAGCTTCTTTGTTTTCGTCAGGACTCGGCAGCAGCGATGATGAGAACTCAGACAGGCCTCCACTCACGCTGAAGCTTTCACAAGCACACGGttggcgcacacacacacacacacacacacacacacacacacacacacacacacacacacacacacacacacacacacacatacacacacacacacacacacacacacacacacacacacacacacacacacacacacagacacacacacacacacacacacacacacacacacacacacacacacacacacacatgagtcACAGAAACTCAAGAGTCCTGAACTCACTCCCTCCTTTCAGTCGACGACGGCAGTGACTGGTCAACGCTAACAGCAGAGAGCGGGGAGGACACGCCCTCCTGGCTGGTTACCACGGAAACAGACGAGTGCGAGGTGGTGAGGTGCGTCTGTGAGGTGGACGAAGAGAACGACTTCATGATCCAGGCAAGTGAAGAACCGCCCACAAACAGGGGCGTGTCTAAGATGTTATAGTTTAAAACTGCCGGCTCCAGCGGCGGGTTGAGCCCCGACAGCTGCAGGCAGGGCTCTCTGTTCAGCAGGGGACTTATTTCAGGTGTTGACTTTGCTTCTCTGCAGTGTGAGTCGTGTCTGTGCTGGCAGCATGGCACCTGCATGGGTCTATACGAAGACAATGTTCCTCACAACTAcatctgctactgctgcagacaGACCGCAGGTACGCTTCAAACACCCCCCTTCATGGTTCACACGTCAGCCAACGGGTAGCCCTTAGTGCTCATCGTCCGcggccagaggtgtcaaaagtattcacattcattactcaggtagatgTATAgacactagagtttaaaaatactcctgtagaagttgaagtatcaactgaagttttttactcaagtaaaagtataaaagtgctggtttcaaaactacttaaagtataaaagtaagggccgctcggtggcgcagtgggttaagtggcagctcatatactgaggctacagtcctcctcctgcagcggtcgcgggttcaaaTCCAGCccgtgcacctttgctgcgtgtcttccccgatctctctctctacccctttccagtctgcatcttcaataaagggccactagagcccaaaaaaatctaaaaaaaaaaaaaaaaaagtataaaagtaaaagtaatgtaagaggggaaaaagccattaaggacaaagccattgaaaatgaatgcatcttagtataatgcaaatatattaaagaaccatatatgtgtactattgagcattaacatgtgtttcagagagcaggagatatgatgactagttgcctataagtattgttatggtgcaaaaagtcaaacttcagaggcatgttatcatttatcctaacctttattggaatgtacatccaagtttagttgcaggaatctgagggaaacggatgtaagaacaaaactggacaaaaacatctgaaacaaccacaaccaaattcactctatccggatggcgcaatttaactggatagtttttttctaaaggccgaaatgaaatagagtaacgaggctgtttttaaaatgtaaggagtaaaaagtacaaataattgtgtgaaaatgtaaggactaaaagtaaaaagtcgtctgaaaaataattactccagtgaagtatagataaccaaaatttctacttaagtaaggtaacaaagcatttgtacttcgttacttgacacctctgtctgcgGCTCTGAACAGGACGCTTTCAGGGGTATTAAGAGTAAACGTTTCTGTGTTTTAGAGCATCTATGCAGGTGGCTTTCATGTCTCCCAAGTTAAAACCCCAAATCTGGGAAGCtgaaactttttaatggtttaatAATCGCTGAAATGATAAATATTTGAAGATAATACTTGCCGATCATTTTTATTTGAAGTCATTAATGGACTCATCTGTGTAGCGACGTTGCTGAGCCGACGAAACGCAGCCGCTCCATATCTGAGCGAGTGATGTTTAGTGTTTGCATCTTCTCTCTGACTGCTGTCTGCTGTAACGCTCGTGCAGGTTGGAGGCGGGCGCAGCGCTTCCTGTCTGAACCCGACTGGGTGGTCTCGGGTCACATGTTCGGCTTATCGTGCGTGAGGGAGAACTACTCTGAGATCAACGCCTCCAAGATCTCCCACACTCACCGCCTGCTGGCGCACACGCAGGTCCTGCACCAGGTCATCAGCGGGCTGCAGCTCAAGATCAGCCTGTTACAGTGAGTACAGCCGCTCCGGCGCCTCAGCTCTGCCAACGGGCACGTCTGCCGAGACGCTCGCCCAGTGACCCTGTACGTCCATCTGCGCAGCTCTCCATCGCACCCTGACCTGGAGCTGTGGAGGTTGCCATGGAGACAGGAAGAGGGTCCGAGATTGGCATCCGGCCCGAAAGAAGAGCCTCCCGCGTGTTACGTCAGCAGCGAGCACTGCTACCAGAAGCCCGGGGCATCCTGGGAGAAAGCTGAGGAGAGAGCGGTGGGGAAGCAGGAAGTTGAGGAGAAGGTAGAAAAACTGTTTTGGGGAGTCTTACAGACCTGAAAtagacatatatattacatatcacATTGGGCTGATGAGTAGAGACACAAAATATTGGTTTCAAACTGTCTGACAAGAAATCAAAGTCCAAGTTCATTTcagtattattttttacatttccatTTTCCATTTGATCTCATCTTTTTCTAATTCGATGGTGTTTAGAGTACCCAGGGCTCCTTTCTGAGGTTCATGCAAACACACGTGCAAACAAAGTGCCGTCATCTCGTCATGAGTCATTTCCACAGATCTGGTCAAATCGTGAATCCCTCTTTGCTTTTTTGATGAGAACAgtctttatttcactttacggACTGTAAAGCTGAATGTTCCTGGACTCCAGCTCCACGGACATTGCAGCAACAAGATtgtgataaaaataaaacaaagcctCCTCtcgtaacagcagcagtaagcTCCTGCTGTTGTCATGACACCACTGGCAACCAGTACCAGCTTCATCCTGGAGAACGTGCAACTCTTCTTGCCTTTTGCTGCCCGCTGCTCTCAGAGACTTGGGTTCAACATGGACTGACTTCAGGTGTGTGAGGTTTGTAAAAAGACGGTTTAGAAAGTCCCGCTGACTGACACAACCACGAAGACACGGACCCAAAACCCTCAGCGGCTGAATCTGATCGAGGCTGCAAACATTGCACTTGTCTAGTCAGTCGTGTTCTCACTGGCGTGCAGCGCTACGCTGGAGAGGCTTCCTTCCCTCCTGGACGGGCCAAAAACAACATCATAGGCTGCAGCATCAAGAAATAGCCTACATTATACACCAATGACTGAATTCAGCTCCTTTTCTGAGAGTTTAATTCTGGTGGTGGGGTCTTGAAaagttttcattcattcttctATCTTCGTTTTCAGAAAGTAAATGTCAgttcctttctctgtttctgtaGGAGATCACGTCTGAAGATCTTCACAGGCCACCAGCCGACGCCACCGCGGACACGAGCACAGACTCGCTCAGTGACACTGACGCGGGGCAAGAGGACCACGCAGGAAACACACGCACTCACACGGCATCCGTGAGCGAGTGTCAGCTGAACCTGCTGCAGCACGTGGAGTCCGTTCAGAACCAGATCAGCGCCAGGATGGACCTGATAGAGCGGGAGCTGGatggtaacacacacacacacacacacacacacacacacacacacacacacacacacacacacacacacacacacacacacacacacacacacacacacacacacacacacacacacacagacatgacGATGAATGAGCACTTCTTCCGATGGTAAAACAAGATGATCAGTTGTTTGCAGTTTCCATTTCCCGCCACCAGAGGTCACTGCACgcttcacatttaacataaGAGTAGATTATTTCCTTTTCTACAGAATTACTAAAAGAGACAACTTTTtgaataaagaaaaagtggtgTAGTTTTGGCTGTGTTTTCTCTCGGTGCAGCTTAGTTTCATGTACTTTTATGTCATAACTGGCATATTTCCgctatgataaaaatgacgtACAGGGCTAATTTTCTCTTCTGCTTCTGTTTCTCCAGTGTTGGAGTCCTGGTTGGACCACTCGGGTGAACTTGAGCCTCCAGACCCTTTGTCCCGCCTCCCGCAGCTCAAACAACGAATCAGGCAGCTTCTGAGTGACCTGTGCACGGTGAGACATTTGTCAGTCTGCCGCTGACTCCTCCCGTCCCAGAAGAAACTCAATCAGCGACGGGTCAGACTTGTCAGGAACGGGACTCTGATTCTGGAGGGAACACTGTCCTTCTGGTGGACAAAATGACCACTGCAAGAAGACAACGAtgtgtctttttcttctttcccagTGACTAAACAAGGATCCCACACGGCCTCCAGCAGGACTCCGGTATGGGGACAACAGGTCGACTAGTTGATCTGTGCTCCGATCAGCTCCTGTCGACTTAGTTTGAGGTCTGTTGACGCTTGAGCTGACGCAGGGTTCGTTTGATCACGCGTTTAACGGTGTCAAAGATTTTCTAGCATCAGGCTGTGGCAATTTACAAACGCACAAAAGGAGTCGGATACCAGACCTTAGTTTAGTTAAAATCCTTAAAAGAGTGATAGTTTTATAAGTGTGATATTTCTCCAGGCTGAGATTGTGTAATTGCACTAATATTAGtactaaatataaatattttcctgttctgtaatttaaaaaaaagcatagaAGAGTTTTAAGATTTGTTCAGAGGGacggtgttttcttttttttcctcaactgaTGACTAGCGTTCATTTATTAAAAAGAAAGGAGCTCCACGAGCAGTTACCAGACTGTATATACAAGACGGGCCGTGATTTTATTCCCGCGATGACGCACGGACACGCACCGTCTGTTCTCCCGGTGGGGGACAAGGAGCTGCGTTTGTTCCTGGCGGTGGCGGAGAGGCCCGAGCCCGCTCATGTAACCGTTAACGGATAACACGGTAATCCAGGACGCAGCTGTAGCCTGTTAGCTTTAAGAAACAATCGCTACACGCCGTCTGGTGCAGTTTGATcactgttgccatggttacccccCCGATTGGCACCTTACTTCTCGCCCTCCGGACAGTCAGCTTTAGTCTTTCGCTTGAGAGGTGTGAACAGAGAAAAAAGATCCTTCCTGTCTGAAAGTACCCTAAAAAAAGATGAAGCGGGATGTGATGGGGGCGGGGCATCTTCTTGGATGACCTACTGCGTTGCCAGATTCACCAGCTGCTGTTTAAAAACCGCAGTTGAGGCTTTAAAATGCCCACGAGCCATCGCTGCCTGTAGGTGCATCCATCTCAAACAATATGgtcaaaataaatctgtttaaccctttaaattTCATCCAGAGACAGTTCTGCCGCCGGTCCTCCTTTCCTGGATGTAGGAGGACAGACTTGTTGCAGTGCTCTGCTGAAAATAATCAAAATCTTCCCAGATTTATGTTAAAGTCATAAAAACATGTCTTTATAGCACTTGTTTATGCAAATGTTTACCAGCATGATTTAATGGATGACCAACATCTTCCTCATTTGGAAGTAAACAGGTTTAGTGTCAGGATTCATTCAGGGACCGAGGAAAACTCCCGTTTTCCCCTCGTCATCagcaacgtttagatgaaaggTGGATGCAGCCGTGTGGCGTCACTGGTGTGTGAAACATCTCCCTGGCTTGGCCGTCAACCATCGGGGTCACTTTTGAGCTGGGTGTGTCCCTAACTGGACAAGAGGGCGGAGCTGGACAGTGATACTGGAAGCTGATtgggcaaaaaaaacaacaactgagAAATGATGGAATTATTTTCAGGGGGAATAAAAGCAGCACTTTTTTGCATTAAGTCTTTGTTGACATTTGAACGGCAGCCCATTGGTTCCAAAGAGGGCGTTCAGACGCCCTGTAGTGGTTTTACACGTCAACGACTACGTCCATCCTTCACAAATGGTCTGGTTGAGAGGAGAACATGGTTCAACACAAACTATTATAACATGTAAATAAAGACAATATACTGTGTATCGGCCTGGGAGCCACTTCCTCCACGTTGCTCTGGTTTCATCTCAAATTGTACAAACGGAGTTTCATTTGTTTTgaaattgtatgtttttatcttttcttcGGGACATTTGCTAGCGACATTGAGTAGCAGTGATTGAATGACTAAATCTCACATTTTGAGCCTCTTTTTTATGCAAGTGGAGCTTTTAATTGTAAATTTGTTTCTTTCAGTTTAGAGTCCACACATTTCAACCTGAGCTCGTTCTCTGTGCACAATAATCACTCGGCGAGGAAAGCTGCCGGTGCTGATAGTCAGTCCGGAGCTCGTTTCTGTCCCTTTAACGAACTTCATCTGTTGTCGTGTAAATATTTCTAAGAGAGTGTTTTATAACCTCGTCCAGGAGGGAGAAGGCAACGCTGTGGATTTATTGAGGTGGATCGGTTGCCGTGTTTGAGTTTCGTGTGTTTTAAACTGTTCCTGATCTTCCTGATGTTCACCTCTGTTGTCATGCTGACGTCATTGATCAGAAGTTCGGCGCGGCTGTTCTCAATGCTTCTGCGCAGCTTTGGTTgatttcctctttttatttccATGTTGTTCAAAGCTACagtagaggattttttttttatttcagaggaaTTCTAGCTTTGATTAAAAATGGTAAAATCCTCATTTATGTGGGTGCTGCCTGTTTTTGTGTCTGCATTCAACAAGCATCAGAAGGCATCGTGAGGAAAATGTCACTCTGTGCATTTTGTTTTTGAGATGTCTGATTAATTAATTTTTCTTAAGttggtgctttttttttcagtttaaacatttgaaatgttttcCGGGCATGAGTAAAATAGAGACGCCGCAGTTTTAGTTGGAACTCTGGGGACAGAAATTTAACCTGACAAGACCTGGAGATTCAAACAGCTGCTTCCCACAACAGTTTGTGTTGCTGGGGAGCAGATGGTCTCGCCGTGGGGTTACTGGGACATTTCCCATCGCACAAAGTATGTCACGCATCACAGCCCGCTGAGCAATAACCTAAATATGTATTCTGCTGTGATGGAAGGGGACCGGGGCTTTACTGTCTGAACAACAAAGGCTGCAAACAAAACCTGAAACAGAAAGGTGTCAAGGTTTTAATTTCTGCTCATTTCACACAACAAAACCAAAGATGTGCAGGTACATGTTCTGCCACTCGTCTCTCTGCTGTCTCGCCCCCTCAGGATGAAGCGTTGAGcatctctgctttttttgtttgtcttttctcACATTCTCCTGAAATGCAATCCTGATGACTGCAACTGCATCAAAGTCCCACATCAGaggtttaaattaaaattaagtgTGGAGCTGAATTGGCCAAACCAACTGGATCATATTTGTGTCCTAAATGTGCCGTTTCACTTCAGTCAATGGAAAAAACCCAGATCTACGAAAGTGAAAATGCCTTGTTAGAAGACTGTTTTAGATATTTTTGCTAAAAATGAGACCCTTTTGACAAGATTTgggaatattaggcttatttcaAGAGTGGTTGTTTTTGCAGGGTTGAGGTGTAATTTAAACTTTTAAACCATTTACCAAAACACAATCAATCAACAGCCGCATTATTAAAGCCATATAGGATCAAAATTAGGACTTATAGCTCATTAATTCAGAACCTCGATGTGCTGATGGTTGTTTCTGGGTGC
This is a stretch of genomic DNA from Cololabis saira isolate AMF1-May2022 chromosome 12, fColSai1.1, whole genome shotgun sequence. It encodes these proteins:
- the LOC133456916 gene encoding PHD finger protein 20-like isoform X1; its protein translation is MSLKTLKPMKTPPDRSGITFEVGAQLEARDRQKKWYAATIEKIDYDKEQILVHYRQWSRRHDEWFYWSSPYLRPLERVSLRRQGLNPSQPQPMFVSGSRVLACWTDCRFYPAKVLKVNKDDSYTVRFYDGVVRTVKPTKVKPFQEKSKSDKSAVGSEGWEDGESEEEEEEEEEDGEGEKEEEKRGEDEMEETATSEGKEGAEDRAEEMKRNAESALSDPLDKNKTDDSEDGGVQNQTITADSALEAHPNSSHVDRDVLMERQAHLPTTHKFSREPLYRVIKNQPPPILSIELDHNPFKCPASGCSKSFRKAGLLHYHIKYYHSDQQLDTGSNLEAARRKRSSSEGCDFTSAKKNEHQNSGYPRDDREQITMATEMKKHGGEEKTGGPDRKERKNFLRVKLKKKKKKKKRKSYPGLGSSDDENSDRPPLTLKLSQAHVDDGSDWSTLTAESGEDTPSWLVTTETDECEVVRCVCEVDEENDFMIQCESCLCWQHGTCMGLYEDNVPHNYICYCCRQTAGWRRAQRFLSEPDWVVSGHMFGLSCVRENYSEINASKISHTHRLLAHTQVLHQVISGLQLKISLLHSPSHPDLELWRLPWRQEEGPRLASGPKEEPPACYVSSEHCYQKPGASWEKAEERAVGKQEVEEKEITSEDLHRPPADATADTSTDSLSDTDAGQEDHAGNTRTHTASVSECQLNLLQHVESVQNQISARMDLIERELDVLESWLDHSGELEPPDPLSRLPQLKQRIRQLLSDLCTVRHLSVCR
- the LOC133456916 gene encoding PHD finger protein 20-like isoform X2, translated to MKTPPDRSGITFEVGAQLEARDRQKKWYAATIEKIDYDKEQILVHYRQWSRRHDEWFYWSSPYLRPLERVSLRRQGLNPSQPQPMFVSGSRVLACWTDCRFYPAKVLKVNKDDSYTVRFYDGVVRTVKPTKVKPFQEKSKSDKSAVGSEGWEDGESEEEEEEEEEDGEGEKEEEKRGEDEMEETATSEGKEGAEDRAEEMKRNAESALSDPLDKNKTDDSEDGGVQNQTITADSALEAHPNSSHVDRDVLMERQAHLPTTHKFSREPLYRVIKNQPPPILSIELDHNPFKCPASGCSKSFRKAGLLHYHIKYYHSDQQLDTGSNLEAARRKRSSSEGCDFTSAKKNEHQNSGYPRDDREQITMATEMKKHGGEEKTGGPDRKERKNFLRVKLKKKKKKKKRKSYPGLGSSDDENSDRPPLTLKLSQAHVDDGSDWSTLTAESGEDTPSWLVTTETDECEVVRCVCEVDEENDFMIQCESCLCWQHGTCMGLYEDNVPHNYICYCCRQTAGWRRAQRFLSEPDWVVSGHMFGLSCVRENYSEINASKISHTHRLLAHTQVLHQVISGLQLKISLLHSPSHPDLELWRLPWRQEEGPRLASGPKEEPPACYVSSEHCYQKPGASWEKAEERAVGKQEVEEKEITSEDLHRPPADATADTSTDSLSDTDAGQEDHAGNTRTHTASVSECQLNLLQHVESVQNQISARMDLIERELDVLESWLDHSGELEPPDPLSRLPQLKQRIRQLLSDLCTVRHLSVCR